One region of Oryza glaberrima chromosome 7, OglaRS2, whole genome shotgun sequence genomic DNA includes:
- the LOC127780106 gene encoding ultraviolet-B receptor UVR8, which produces MATGEKAPRAFSMEELPGHLIGEVLTSGRLAAGDLARLEATCRALRPLAEHAASRLCAARAAFAAMGPAARGELLERCGGSWKKVLRFLQSVEQSSGTVHTSSGNMQVATGRYHTLLVHDSSVYSCGSSLCGVLGHGPDTTQCAAFSRVPFPSLSRVVNISASHNHAAFVTELGEVFTCGDNSSLCCGHGEVGRTIFRPTEIKALKGISCKQVATGLSFTVILTTDGQVYTCGSNTHGQLGHGDTIDRATPKIVELFEGLAPVVQVAAGASYTFAVTDDGTVYSFGSCTNFCLGHGDQHDELRPRAIQSFKRRNIHVVRVSAGDEHAVALDALGYVYTWGRGYCGALGHGDENDKTSPELISSLKSQVAVQVCARKRKTFVLTDEGSVFAFGWMGFGSLGFPDRGSSDKVMRPRVLDSLRDHYVSQISTGLYHTVAVTNRGIVFGFGDNERAQLGQEYIRGCLKPTEIMFQKSMEEIVIAAPSG; this is translated from the exons ATGGCGACGGGGGAGAAGGCGCCGCGGGCTTTCTCGATGGAGGAGCTCCCCGGCCACCTCATCGGGGAGGTCCTGAcctccggccgcctcgccgccggggacCTCGCGCGGCTCGAGGCCACGTGCCGCGCGCTCCGTCCGCTCGCCGAGCACGCCGCCTCCAGGCTCTGCGCCGCGCGGGCGGCGTTCGCGGCCATGGgccccgccgcgcgcggggAGCTCCTGGAGCGGTGCGGCGGCAGCTGGAAGAAGGTGCTCAGGTTCCTGCAGTCCGTCGAGCAGTCCTCCGGCACCGTCCACACCTCCTCCGGCAAC ATGCAAGTAGCGACAGGAAGATATCACACACTTTTGGTCCATGACTCTTCTGTCTATTCTTGTGGATCCAGTTTGTGTGGGGTGCTAGGTCATGGCCCAGATACAACCCAGTGTGCGGCATTCAGCAGGGTTCCCTTCCCATCACTTTCTCGTGTTGTCAACATCTCTGCCTCTCACAACCATGCAGCTTTTGTCACAGAGTTAGGGGAG GTCTTCACTTGTGGAGATAATTCATCATTATGCTGTGGTCACGGTGAGGTGGGGCGAACTATATTTCGACCAACCGAAATAAAGGCCCTAAAAGGAATTTCTTGCAAACAG GTTGCCACTGGTTTAAGTTTTACTGTCATTCTTACAACGGATGGGCAAGTATATACATGTGGAAGTAACACACATGGCCAGCTTGGTCATGGTGACACAATAGACAGGGCTACTCCAAAGATCGTTGAATTATTTGAAGGCCTTGCTCCGGTAGTGCAGGTTGCTGCTGGTGCCAGCTATACATTTGCTGTAACGGATGATGGAACAGTTTATTCCTTTGGCTCTTGTACCAACTTCTGCCTTGGACATGGAGATCAGCATGATGAACTTCGTCCACGTGCAATCCAGTCATTCAAGAGGAGGAATATTCATGTGGTTCGCGTGTCTGCTGGTGATGAGCATGCTGTAGCTCTTGATGCACTGGGTTAT GTTTATACATGGGGCAGAGGTTACTGTGGAGCATTAGGCCATGGTGATGAGAATGACAAAACTAGCCCAGAATTGATCAGCAGTTTGAAGAGTCAAGTTGCTGTGCAG GTCTGTGCAAGGAAAAGAAAGACATTTGTTCTTACTGATGAGGGCTCAGTTTTTGCATTCGGATGGATGGGCTTTGGGAGTTTAGGGTTTCCTGACCGAGGATCATCCGACAAAGTAATGAGGCCTCGAGTCCTCGATAGTCTGCGTGATCACTATGTTTCACAAATTAGCACTGGCCTGTACCACACTGTTGCAGTGACAAACAGAGGCATTGTATTTGGGTTTGGGGACAACGAGCGCGCACAACTTGGGCAGGAGTACATTCGTGGGTGCTTAAAACCTACAGAAATAATGTTCCAGAAGAGTATGGAAGAAATAGTAATTGCGGCACCCAGCGGGTAA